TTATGGTCGCCCGCGGACGGCGAGCGGGAAGGTGCCCTCGCCGACGTCGGTCAGCGTGCGGGTGAACTGTCGCAGGTAGGTGTCGAGGAACGGCGACCGGTCGCCCTGGGTGGGCACGTCATACCGGGGGTTCTGGAGTTCCAGACCCAGCTTGGCCCGGCTGACCTGGATCGTGTTGCCGCTGGGGGTGTCGCGCCAGCTTCCGCTGCCGATCGTGCCGAGCTGAACGCCGAGTTGGTGGCCCAGCTCGAAGGTCCAGTCGGTCGACTTCAGGTCGAACGTCACCCGGCCGGCGCGTTCGATCAGCGCGACGTTCTCGTCGAACATCACCGCGGTGCCGTCCGGCGCGACATCCCAGAGCCGCACCATGACGTTGCCGGTCGCGCTGGCGTTCAGCGTGATGTCGGGGGTGGCGGTGATCCGCACCCGGGACGTGGTCGGTGTGGACCAGGTGAAGTAGCTGTGCGTGTCGGCCGCCGCCTGCATCGGCGCTCGGTTGCTGGCGGCGAGCGGGCTGGGATCGGTGTAGTGCTCCATGTCCCACTGCTGGTCAGCGTCGGCGTTCGCGGCGAGCGCCGAGGCGATGCCGTCGTCGACGTACTGGCCGTTCAGCAGGTCGGCCGTGGTGCGCGACGAGGCCGAGGTCGGCCAGGACGACTGCGCGCGCCACCCGCCGGTGTTGTCCTCGATGGCGAAGGCGGGATCCTGCACCGAGGGCTTGGCGCCCTTCAGGTAGTGGTCGTAGAGGCGCATGACCTCGTCGAAGAAACCGGCGCGGCCCTGGAGCAACTGCCCGGCCCCGTTGGTCTCGTTGCCGCGGACGTGCTCCCACTGTCCCATCCAACCCCGCTCGAAGCCGCGGTGGTTGTCGAGGTATTCCTCGGCGTCCTCGGGCTTGGTGTTGTTCTCGATGAAGCCCTGGGTGATGAACAACGGAGTGCTCGTGCCCTTGGCCTTCGCGGCGAGGTTGCGCGCCCGCCAGTAGGGCGAGTCGAGGTCAGGGTTGTTGTTGTTCGTCAGGTTGTCGGCGAGACACTCGGGGTGGCTCACCTCGTAGTCGGCATTCGCCTTGTAACGGTCGCTGTCGTCGGACAGCCCGGCCATCGTGGCGATCCCGTTGTAGGCGTTGGGCGTGCCGGTCACATTGGGCCGGGGGACACCGTTGCTGAACAGGTAGTTGTACATGTTCCACACCGGTTCCTGCGCCACGACGGCCTTCAGCGCGGGGAGGCGCAGGTTGTTACCGACAAGACCGGTCACCGCGTCGTACGACTTCCCGTACATGCCGACCTTGCCCGTCGACCACGGCTGCTTCGCGACCCACTGGATCGCGGCCTTCACATCGGCCTGCTCGCCGGGCCCCACCCAGTCGAGGCAGCCGGTGCTCCCGCCGAAGCCGCGCAGGTCGACCATCACGTAGGTGTAGCCGCGGGCGAAGAGGTTGGTGCCGCTGGTGAAGTCTTCGAACCGGTTGGACGGCCCGGTCTGGGCCCACCCTTCCGGCCCGGTCTGACCGGCGTGCCCGAAGTAAGGCCCGACGGCGAGGATGACCGGCGTTATGGCGCGTTGCGGCAGGTTGGCGGGACGCAGAACGTCGGCGTGCAACTCGACGCCACTGTGGTCGGCGGACGGGAAGTAGTGCTCCGTCCACACGGCACCTTCGGGTACGCGCGGGTTCTCCTCGTGGGTGATCCCGTCGTGGACCGGCGTCGACGATGGAGTGGCGGCGGTGGCCGGCCCACTTACGGCGAGCGTCGCAATCGTGATCAGGGCACCGGCGGCAGCGGCTGTTATCCGCCTGCGTACGTTCATCTGACCTCCCAGCGATAGAGCAGTATCTCTGCGAGAGTCGACGCTAGCCCTTCAGCGTCCGGTTTGACCGCCCGAGTGAGATTGTTTTGTCACCATTGACAGCCGCCGATCATCGGTGTCTCGAACGCTCAGCGCACTGGGGCCGGGCCGTCCTGCTCGGCGCGGTGGATCAGCCGCTCGAGCCGGGCGCGTGCCGCTGGCCCGAGGTTGTCCGTCGGGTCGGTGTTGAGCTTCAGGGCGTGTAGGCGGGTCCAGGCGGCGGGATAGGCCTTCTCGAAGGCGGCGATCTCCGCTTTCGGTCGCGTCCTCGGTGAAGAAGCCCCAACGTCCGGCTTCGACCGTGTTGCGCACCTGGCGACAGAGCTTGGCGCGTGCACCTGGTCCTTCGACATGGCGAAGATTAGGGGCACGCGGCCGGCAGGGCAGTAGTCGATTTCGATCCGGCCTTGTGCTCGCGAGACGGCGGTGAATACGCTGCCGGTCCTTTGATCGTTACCGGAAGGTTGTGCCCGTGACCACCAGTTCTGATGCCCGACCGCCGCGGTCGGTGGTCCTCGCGTCGCTGCTGCTCGCTGGCACCGCCGTCTTCGGTGCGATCGACGTCATCGCGACCTGGGTGGCCGCCGGTCAGGTCAACGACGCCGCGCCGGGCTTCCTGCAGGCGATGTCGGCGCTGGCGGTCGACGACGCGCCCGACTGGGTGGACCGGGTCCAGGGTGCGCTGAACTACAGCGTCGCGGTGGCGGCCGGTGCCATCGTGGTTTTCGCCGTGCTCGCCCTTGTGGTGCGGCGCCGGACGCAAGCGGCGCGGGTGGCGGTCTGGGGTGCGGCGCTGCTTGCCGTGTTCCTCTTCGGGGTCGGGCTCGCCAACAGCCCGGAGAACTTCAGCCCGCCGGACGGTTCCCGTGAGGTGATCGAGCAGGCCTGGTCGGTGCTGCTGCCGGGCTGGTACGCGAACACACGCAGCCTCCTGATCACCGGCGAGTTGCTCACCGTGGTGGTGGCCTCGCTGGCACTGATGCGCACGTCCGCCGGCGAGTTCTACCGCCGCCAGGTGGCCGAGCCCGGCCTCGGCGCCTTCCTGGTCGAGCGGCAGGGCCAGCAGACCGACTGAT
This genomic interval from Asanoa ferruginea contains the following:
- a CDS encoding CocE/NonD family hydrolase; translation: MNVRRRITAAAAGALITIATLAVSGPATAATPSSTPVHDGITHEENPRVPEGAVWTEHYFPSADHSGVELHADVLRPANLPQRAITPVILAVGPYFGHAGQTGPEGWAQTGPSNRFEDFTSGTNLFARGYTYVMVDLRGFGGSTGCLDWVGPGEQADVKAAIQWVAKQPWSTGKVGMYGKSYDAVTGLVGNNLRLPALKAVVAQEPVWNMYNYLFSNGVPRPNVTGTPNAYNGIATMAGLSDDSDRYKANADYEVSHPECLADNLTNNNNPDLDSPYWRARNLAAKAKGTSTPLFITQGFIENNTKPEDAEEYLDNHRGFERGWMGQWEHVRGNETNGAGQLLQGRAGFFDEVMRLYDHYLKGAKPSVQDPAFAIEDNTGGWRAQSSWPTSASSRTTADLLNGQYVDDGIASALAANADADQQWDMEHYTDPSPLAASNRAPMQAAADTHSYFTWSTPTTSRVRITATPDITLNASATGNVMVRLWDVAPDGTAVMFDENVALIERAGRVTFDLKSTDWTFELGHQLGVQLGTIGSGSWRDTPSGNTIQVSRAKLGLELQNPRYDVPTQGDRSPFLDTYLRQFTRTLTDVGEGTFPLAVRGRP